A genome region from Geodermatophilus bullaregiensis includes the following:
- a CDS encoding alpha/beta hydrolase — translation MSAPGLTAVAAWDTPLLDGAVYTLEAVAERLPPWRARVEAVARTLADVRVWYGPAGQEAATALGQVSSVVTAVTGALGASLERLWDTAREARTAQELAEQALAEAAAVPVALEETGGVVPPAPVPLPADATAAQVAGHAAELAGQAAAAQRVAGLAARALAAAARAALHAATSAEPLAAVGGLGPVVPADFAGLAAAVGRGLALVPVLTPPPTTPPEAVASWWADLSGPARTSLTAADPAAVGSLHGVPAWARDRANRLLLEQALGDPSGAGYATALAVAAEIEAEEAAGRPVQLWVLDPARELVALAYGDLDTAEGVGVLVPGVGNVAAEDLDDQGDRAQAVADAALRAAPAASVATLAWFGYRPPAGRELGRMVTRSRAAQGGVALAGDLAGLAAARAADPARAGTLPRVTVLAHSYGTVVVDEAADQPGRLAADAVVLLGSPGMEGDAGDLEAAEVYDATSPVDPVSQLGWFGTDTWVPEFGSTGLLADWDTGHGGYFDPARPTLAALGEVVTDTRRPD, via the coding sequence GTGAGCGCCCCCGGCCTGACGGCCGTCGCGGCCTGGGACACCCCTCTGCTCGACGGGGCCGTCTACACGCTCGAGGCGGTCGCCGAGCGGCTGCCGCCGTGGCGCGCCCGGGTCGAGGCCGTCGCCCGCACCCTGGCCGACGTGCGGGTCTGGTACGGGCCGGCCGGGCAGGAGGCCGCCACCGCGCTCGGTCAGGTGTCCTCGGTGGTGACCGCCGTGACCGGAGCCCTCGGCGCGTCCCTCGAGCGGCTGTGGGACACGGCCCGGGAGGCGCGCACCGCGCAGGAGCTGGCCGAGCAGGCGCTGGCCGAGGCGGCCGCGGTCCCGGTCGCCCTGGAGGAGACCGGTGGGGTGGTGCCGCCCGCGCCGGTCCCGCTGCCCGCCGACGCGACCGCCGCGCAGGTGGCCGGCCACGCCGCCGAGCTGGCCGGGCAGGCGGCCGCCGCCCAGCGGGTCGCGGGCCTGGCGGCCCGTGCACTGGCCGCGGCGGCGCGTGCGGCCCTGCACGCCGCGACCTCGGCCGAGCCGCTCGCCGCGGTCGGCGGGCTCGGGCCCGTGGTCCCCGCCGACTTCGCCGGCCTGGCGGCGGCCGTGGGCCGCGGGCTGGCCCTCGTGCCGGTGCTCACCCCGCCCCCCACCACGCCGCCCGAGGCCGTGGCCTCCTGGTGGGCGGACCTGTCCGGGCCGGCCCGGACGTCGCTGACCGCGGCGGACCCCGCCGCGGTGGGCAGCCTGCACGGCGTGCCGGCCTGGGCGCGGGACCGGGCCAACCGGCTGCTGCTGGAGCAGGCGCTGGGCGACCCCTCGGGCGCCGGGTACGCGACGGCGCTGGCCGTCGCCGCCGAGATCGAGGCCGAGGAGGCAGCCGGTCGGCCGGTCCAGCTGTGGGTCCTCGACCCCGCACGGGAGCTCGTGGCGCTCGCCTACGGCGACCTCGACACCGCCGAGGGCGTCGGCGTCCTCGTGCCCGGGGTGGGCAACGTGGCCGCCGAGGACCTCGACGACCAGGGCGACCGGGCACAGGCGGTCGCGGACGCGGCCCTGCGCGCCGCGCCGGCCGCCTCGGTGGCCACCCTCGCCTGGTTCGGCTACCGGCCGCCGGCCGGCCGGGAGCTGGGCCGGATGGTCACCCGGTCGCGGGCGGCTCAAGGCGGGGTGGCGCTGGCCGGGGACCTGGCCGGGCTGGCGGCCGCCCGCGCGGCGGACCCGGCGCGGGCCGGGACCCTCCCGCGGGTCACCGTGCTCGCCCACAGCTACGGCACCGTGGTCGTCGACGAGGCGGCCGACCAGCCCGGCCGGCTCGCCGCCGACGCCGTCGTGCTCCTGGGCAGCCCGGGGATGGAGGGCGACGCCGGCGACCTCGAGGCCGCCGAGGTCTACGACGCCACCTCACCGGTCGACCCGGTCTCCCAGCTCGGCTGGTTCGGGACCGACACCTGGGTCCCCGAGTTCGGCTCCACCGGGCTGCTGGCCGACTGGGACACCGGCCACGGCGGCTACTTCGACCCCGCCCGGCCGACGCTGGCCGCACTCGGCGAGGTGGTGACCGACACCCGCCGGCCGGACTGA